Proteins encoded by one window of Arachis ipaensis cultivar K30076 chromosome B04, Araip1.1, whole genome shotgun sequence:
- the LOC107639139 gene encoding chaperone protein dnaJ GFA2, mitochondrial yields MVRSNGVRLLHWAARRSLCDSKDSVYQAVFQRGYRVLNSGLCNPAKTFGSCGPVGDGLNLKNWLLLGGAANTYYLGSSRTIHGSASLSRDYYDVLGVSRNASSSDIKKAYYGLAKKLHPDTNKSDPEAEKKFQEVTIAYEVLRDEEKRQQYDQVGHDAYVNQQSTGFGGGQSGFNPFEQIFRDHDFVKSFFHQNLGGEDIKTSIEVSFMEAVQGCTKTVTFPADVVCNTCGGTGVPPGTRPETCKRCKGSGMTYVQAGIFRMESTCGSCKGTGKIVSEFCKSCRGAKVIRGTKTVKLDIMPGIDTNETIRVYGSGGADPDGGQPGDLYVTIKVREDPVFRREGSDIHVDAVLSITQAILGGSIQVPTLTGDVVLKVRPGTQPGQKVVLKNKGIKTKNSYTFGNQYVHFNVSIPTNLTTRQRELIEEFAKEEQEESDKRRTASASG; encoded by the exons ATGGTTCGCTCCAATGGCGTCAGGCTTCTTCACTGGGCTGCTCGTCGATCACTCTGTGATTCCAAAGATTCC GTATATCAAGCAGTGTTTCAAAGGGGCTATAGGGTACTGAATTCAGGGCTTTGCAATCCAGCCAAAACTTTTGGAAGTTGTGGTCCAG TTGGAGACGGTTTAAATTTGAAGAACTGGTTGTTACTGGGAGGAGCGGCAAATACCTACTATTTGGGGTCGTCTAGAACAATTCATGGCTCTG CTTCATTGTCTAGAGACTATTATGATGTTCTTGGTGTGAGTAGGAATGCAAGTTCTTCTGATATAAAGAAGGCTTACTATGGG CTAGCAAAGAAGCTCCATCCAGATACAAACAAAAGTGATCCTGAGGCTGAAAAGAAGTTTCAAGAAGTTACTATTGCATATGAG GTGTTGAGGGACGAAGAAAAGCGTCAACAGTATGATCAG GTTGGCCATGATGCCTATGTGAACCAACAGTCTACTGGTTTTGGAGGAGGCCAGAGTGGCTTTAATCCATTTGAGCAGATATTCCGTGATCAT GATTTTGTCAAGAGCTTCTTCCATCAGAATCTTGGTGGCGAGGATATCAAG ACTTCAATTGAAGTATCCTTTATGGAAGCTGTCCAAGGGTGCACCAAAACCGTGACATTTCCAGCAGATGTTGTGTGTAATACCTGTG GTGGGACTGGTGTTCCTCCTGGTACAAGACCTGAAACCTGTAAAAGATGTAAGGGGTCAGGGATG ACATATGTACAAGCTGGCATATTTAGGATGGAGAGTACTTGTGGTTCGTGTAAGGGAACTGGAAAAATTGTATCG GAGTTTTGCAAGTCTTGCAGGGGTGCGAAGGTTATCAGAGGAACAAAGACTGTCAAGTTGGATATTATGCCCG GGATTGACACTAATGAGACCATTAGGGTTTATGGAAGCGGTGGAGCAGATCCTGATGGAGGTCAACCTGGAGATCTTTATGTTACTATTAAG GTTCGGGAAGACCCTGTTTTCCGTAGAGAAGGATCTGACATTCATGTTGATGCTGTTTTAAGTATCACACAG GCAATTTTAGGGGGAAGCATTCAGGTTCCAACCCTTACTGGAGATGTTGTTCTTAAG GTTCGGCCTGGCACCCAACCTGGTCAAAAagtggttttgaaaaataaag GGATCAAGACAAAGAATTCTTACACATTTGGCAATCAATATGTTCATTTTAATGTCAGCATTCCAAC AAACCTAACAACGAGACAGCGAGAATTGATTGAAGAGTTCGCTAAGGAAGAGCAAGAGGAATCTGATAAACGCAGAACTGCATCAGCTTCTGGCTGA